The Rosa chinensis cultivar Old Blush chromosome 7, RchiOBHm-V2, whole genome shotgun sequence DNA segment ACTTCATCTTGTAGATTAGGATGATATTCCCAAATTTGCGGACGTTTTCCCGGATCACGTTCTAGTGAATCAATCTGAATTTCATTGATTTCAGTTCTTGGAAATTTAGCACGATTTTCAACCTCTTGAGTCTCAACATCAGACTGTGGTAAGGTAGCACTAGATTCGGCGTTTTCGGgtgtttttcttttagtaaaCCATTTATCAAGTGTCTTCTGTGTGGATGACTTTTTCATCtacaaatcaaaaaaaaaaattgcatattaACAATGGGTATTCAAATAAAATCAATCGAACATAAgcataaaaaaaatggaaaaaaatataatactgcgcaaaaaaaaaaaagaagaaaaaaaaaagaaaaagggtatCGCACCTTTCACAATTCAGTTGCTGctaattagagagagagaatgtagACAGAGGgattttttttcgatgacagTAGAAAAAGAGATTGCAAGCCCCACCTTATATAGATAGATGTTAGAATCCTAATCATACATGAATACTtgtttattaatatattgactTTCTTCTCTTATTTTATTAGTTCTTTatagattattattattgtttttatttgtttaaatatgACAATCACGTGGGTGGGTTTGGAGAGTGGGATATTTATGTAcaagttgggggggggggggggggggggggttccaGTTGCTgaaacacatacatatataattaaactAAGGAATAATAATATATACCTACATGTATCTGCCGAAAAGTTGGGGGGGGGTCCGGACCCCGTCAGACCGAATGACTGGTCCGCCcctgggtccttacagacgaatgggcaactacgttggatttgagactccaacaatcgtccgccacttaatgcccttgcaaggcgatctctttaccgctagatttgcaggttatcactttgatgagacagtcttccagtcgttaaggggagataagaacacagatgttcaacaggaacgacaggaattgtcgtggcctgtccccactatgtctcatctcgatccctgttaaagtgactagatcacacaaatatgctgcaaacaaacctgcaaggaaggacttccctacgagaggacgtagcgccactgCACAAGGAGGTGggtatggcgccaacgccaaagagagtggcactctggcgttataggccatggccccagctaggatgcgtgggaggcccgtgggttcgaaggatactttggcacattccaatcctttgatcatcaagactcaaaatccgtctcatgagaatcttccgggttatggttattgttgggggactcctcaacgtcagaacctattcctgagaataaaGAGcactatgaaacttacactagtgtacatgagacgtgggatagaaattccatcataatgatgatgtagttgcgcatgcgcatgagtttgttgagtccgatgatatcgaaccacgctccgttgatgaatgaataccaacgtagagagtttttggcctaaatggaaagatgcgatccaggttaagatggattctctaacgaagaggaaggttttcgagctagagatgccaacacctcctaatataaaacctgttaactaatgggtcttcgttagaaagcgtagtgagaaaaagagatggtaatctcgccttatggcgcaaggcttctcacaaaacgccctggaatcgactacgatgagacatattctctcgtaatggatgtcattgcactccactatcctgtcagtttggtagtttccgaataactgaacatgcagcttacaaatatggtcactacgtatctctatagggatctagatacggaatatacatgaaggttcatggcgaacttcatttacccaagtcaagtggctctaaaccatggagcgcgtttacaaagaggttgaaactctcactaaagtgactacttgattggaaagggatatgcccacgagtttctatgacaagtttcggattctattgccgttcatgttggacatgatcttcattagaagcccttaaagagttaagggaaaccgctgaacacttgaaatccgagtttgagatgaaggattttgggagaacacgattatgtctctgtttggaacttgagcatcgtgtcgatagatgcttaggcattttgacaaggtcaagccttcaagcacccccatgatcgtccgtagtcactactagaattatggccccagacatcggccaaaaaccgatgagaaacaaaaacccgaccgatgtctttgtgggtgatgagaaagatccggaaaatgcagacatcggtttttagccgatgtctagtattcgtgtagacatcggttccttATTATAAAccgatgtaaataggtttaaatgataacaaacttgcatcctttactattgttaaacccacattttattgtatttcaagcttaaagaaatatagattacacaacacaagtttgcgttttaacatcgttattgatttaagaaccgatgactgatactgttacagacatcggttcccattttggaactgatgtctggtactgttacagacatcggttcccattttggaactgatgtctggtactctgtaacatatcgttttcgacaaaaaatcgatgtctgtatattttagtaacatcgatttccattttgaaACTGATatctggtactcagtaacatatcgttttcgacaaaaaatcgatgtctgtatatttcaataacatcgattttcattttggaactgatgtatctgtattactagacatcagtttttatggttaaaactgatttcaactttatatctagacatcacattctataaagaggatgatgtccacaaaatatATAGCTGCtgttataaattgaaatttcGATAGTTGACAagagtgatttgaatattgggCTATTATATCTGAAATCATCATCCTTAACAATTTACAAAATgggcaaaataaaaccccaattcacctactacaaggctagcctaGCAATTAGTATTCATGTTTGTTCATAATTGCTACAAAAATGTTAATTAAAAGCTAGCCTAACTCAAAAAAgaggttggctttcccaacttcTTGAATATAAGCAACCCCCATTACACCTGACAATCCTGCACATCACAGCACAATACTCAATCAATATTGGTGTTCTTGGTGTGTGGTGCAGATAACTAATGGCTTGACAGATGACCGAAGAGACTCTGGTCCTTCTGCGGATATTCTCTTGCACACTGCATCACAGTTGCTAATAACCTCCGTCAACCTTCCTTTAAGTTCCCCAATCTCTACCTGCAGTGCATGAACTGTGTCCATGTTTCAATGTATAGGTTAATTTTACAAAGGTGTACAACTCATTTATCCATACAGTAGGTCCATCAACATCTGTTAAAGCAAAAGATCCTACTTAGATCTTCCAATTACAAAAACACCTCCAATTTATCAAGTTATCAATCAAAGCTGCTGGTCAAACCAAAGCTGCTGGTCTTGACAGAAAAACCGTAAACTTTAGAGGCAAACAAAAAACCGTACTTACTACTTTCAGAGGGAATTAATTACCTGGATGCATAGGAAGAAATGAAGGAAGAATCCAAAACTCTGGGGGCATAGGGTTGCTTCCAGACCAATCAAACAAACCAAGTATCTACAAGAAATTATTTTCGTACAATTATAAGCACAGCATTTGAGTCTTTAAGCATATTGCAACTAGTCTCCTCCTCGGGacaaaaatataacttatatgtGTAATGAATACTGACAGTCACCAAATAGTCCAATTTTGTCTAAATTAGCATAATTTATTTGAAATAAGGTACTGATCAACGtcatttggtgaacaaattaaAAGATTTGGGTGCCTTGGCATTACTGGTATCCTTACTGAAAGCCAAGTCTTTCCCCAAGAAGGCATGTGTGTGACACCATCATGATCAAGAATCCACTTTCTAGCTCTTGGACAAGCATAAATATATGCAAAAGGGTGCACTGATAAAAGGGTGCACTGATAAAATATGAGATGCGAATTGCATCATGTATTCTTTTGTAGCCTTGAACTAGTCAATAAAGAAAGGCTATAACAATAGTTATGCGGGTCTCAATTTCTTAGAAACACACAACAAGATTTGGTATATCAAATACACGTAAGAATTGGCTATTTGATTAAAGATGCAGACTAATGACTTTTGAGTGTATGTAGGTGATGACCTAGTTCTGGCTTCGTGAAGCTTTGTCCTACACAAACTGTGGTGCATTTCATTTGTCTTTTCCAGATTTGATTCTTGTTGCTCAACTCAGATTTACCCACTTGATGTTGAGCTACAATAGAACAAATAGTCATGCATGTAcctccaacaaaaaaaaaaaaaaaagtttagcgTAATCAATTAGAAAAAGggtaaaaactaaaaaggaCTAGCATGGAGTAATCAGTACAGATGTGGTTTTTTGGTAAGCTTTGCATTCTCAGTAGCTGCAGTACTGTTAGAAGTCATACTCAATGACTATCAATTAAGCAGTTAGGTGGGTGTCTGGTACATTCTATCCTTCCTTCTTCATGCTTGAATTATCTGTAGGCACACCAATGCTGATCTTTTTGCACAGATCATCTCATATCATTTTCCAGCGAGATGactaaaatgaaagaaaatatcgACATATTTGGATATGCATGTGTGCATATGAGAACTGATTGATATACAAACGAAACGCAAAGAACAGGGCACAAATTTAATGCACACAAACCACTTCCACCCTTCTCCATAAATTGGTGGATTTTTGTTTGTATGCAGTTATAAATATATGCAAAAGGGTGCACTGATAAAataagcaaacaaagaaaagagaaacttACACACTCAACAAGCTTGAGGGACTTCAAAATGTCCCAATCTCCTTATTGCTTTCCAGGCTCTTGGGTATCTGGATCTTGGACCCTTTCATCCATATACCTGAAAAAAGAGGCAAAATTCAACAACAAAGTGATAATTTTTAGGAACAAAAACATGTACAATTCTCTCAGAATGATGCAAATTACTAAAATAATAGGCCATTGTTTCTGAAGCTGACCACTACACTGCTTCTACTGTGGGAGATTCTGCCAAATTCCAGTCACTTAGTAAAGATCGGCAGTGAGTATGTCAAGGTAAGCATACTAAGAAAGCATTTGAAAttctcagaaagaaaaaaaatgaatggcTCAGACCAGAGCCTTAGATGTATTACTCCTTCATTCTCACAATCCAATCCAACCAACACTACCTGATCACAAAGATTAACTCAATAAACTTCAAAGTTTGAACCTTTACATGGTTTTACCACTAAGAAATTTACTTTTTATAGTTTTCACAGAGAAACACACTCACATTATCATAATCGgaatcaacttctccaatccaaTGCTTTACTTGCCGAAGTACCTGAGAGAGACTAACCCGAATTTCTGTCTCTTTGGTCACCCAAACGACATCTGGTTCCTGCAAAAGAAGAGATCAATAAGTTGGATTGTATATACTGATGAGGATTCACCTCAACTGATGAATTCTATAATCAAGTCTAGGTTGGCTCTGATGTTGATCTCAGAAGCAAATGAATAAGATTTGAACCCGGCTAGCAATTAGACATTCAAGATTGAACCAAAGTCGATCGATTTGTAGGAAACATATACATACTGTGAGTATATATGGTGTGCAAATGAAGTATGAGACGGACTGAGTCTATGTTGAATTGGATTGGCAAAATTTAAACTGATTGAATAAGAAGGAACAGAAACAGAAAGTCTCTAAAAATAACATACCCATTACTAAAGCAATGGAAAAGATCCAGACTTACCAAAACAACCTCAAAAGAATAAACGGAGCAGTAGCAAGTTTGAGATTTTGAGCAGGAGACGGATCTCTATCTCTTTGGTTTTGTATTTCTGTGCGAGGAGAGCGAGAGGAATTTGTTGATTCGAGCGGAGAGAGAGCGATTTGGACTGGGTTCAGTGCGACTGGCGAGAGAAAGAGGCAAACAGATCGATCGATCAGACTGGGAGTGCAGATGATGATAGATCAAGCTCGAGGTCTAGAGGTCTGGAGAACGAGATCGGGGACTCGGGGTCAGAGAGCGAGGCAGGGGGACACGGGGTCAGAGACTGACGTCGGGGACTCGGGGTCAGGTCGGAGGCGGCTTGGAGAATGATGAGGTCGACAAGGTGAGGTCGACGAGGTGAGCTGCTGAAGAAGGAGGTAGGGTTCGAAAGGTTTAGAGAATGACGAGGTCGACAAGGTGAGCTGCTGGAGGTAGGGTTCGAAAGTTTTAGAGAAAGCGGAAAAAAATACTAAGTGTGGGGGGAAATGAAATTATTAGTCCCCGCGTTCTCAAACTTTAAAATttagtccctccgcgttttttaaaatttttcaaacaaaatttttcTCATCGTTTTTTTTTGTGACTGATGTCTATAATAACCATAGAAATCGGTTtcttcacaaactgatgttaacatgttttttaacatcaggtgcaatcctgaccgatttaatagtggtgatgtctaatgacattattctagtagtgagtcttgatcctgaaaatgatccttttcgtcgaaaggatgatgacgaagatgtgctagaggcagaagtgccttacttagtacaataggcgcattattgtacttatcccaatgcacaagactggacatctcatatgttgtgaacttgttagctagatatagctctgcgccaacgcgacgccattggattggtgtaaaagatatctttcgatacttgagatgtatgaatgatataggcttgttctatccctatagagagatgatggattcggacccatcacacaccagaaacgccgctaacgctggcctgcgttctctatccccatcccaaaacgacatgtattttggaaggttttgctgatgttgggtatctctctaacccacacaatggtcactcccaatccggttaagtgttcaccatgggaaaagaccgtgacatcttggaggtcgaCAGAATAGaccatagtcgctatatcttcgaacaatgcagagatcatcactcttcatgaagtggttcgtgaatgaatatggattggatccatagttacgcatgttcgaacaattgtggtctgaagtctaccacagatgagcctacgagtatttaggataatgctacttgttttgaacgaatgaggcaaggctacatcaaaagcgataacaccaagcataatcagcaacaacagacactcctctagatcaaagtgaactagattcaatctgaggatagtgaggcagacttgtttactaagtcattgcccaaatccacgttcgagaaacatgtggcaagaattggcttgcagaaattatctgaactcccatgatcgtagtcatcagggggaggcgcagacatcagggggagatgtctacatgttcacctcaaaacgtgaagggtgtgttgtgctctttttccccttcgaccgaggttatttttgtcccactgggtttttgttactcggcaaggtttttaatgaggtaacgagagaagcaccgcgtttgggtaacacaagggggagtgttcaaggaaaacctaatttgtgtttagcccaaactctaggttacttgacctagtggtaataggatttaattagaaggatctagaatcctattcaatgtagaattactttccttgtatgattgagattctatgcattgtaatcctctatataaagaggcccctattatcaatgagaatacacagcaaattcctctcaaattcagtttctctaaaacaaaaacaaaatatgtgcagcaattttctccacattctgtGGAATAACTTCTCACATAATTATCCACACCCATAAGGGTGTGTTTGGTGTcgagtataaattaaaacaaCGAAACTAATAATTATAACCGTTAGATAATGATGATGTTTAATTTCTAACTTACACTGGCAGGCAGTTGTTGGCAGGCTAAAATATTTAGCTGCAGATGCCCGTAGAGGTACAATGAACTTGTTCTATAGAACAATTTCTGTCCCATGAGAAATGACTCTTTCTGTCGTATGGATGGGCTACTTCCAGAAAATCATAAACTTTAATATAATGCTCACCCTTTTTctctaccaaaaacaaaaaaaaacaaaacctgaAACGCAGACCCAAGTCACCCAACAACTCCCAAATTGTCGGTATCCATAAAGCTTCCAAATTGTCACATTAAAAAACAGGCTCTTGTTTCAAtcgggggaaaaaaaaagggaaaaaaagggGTCTTTGCATTATTGGAATCAACCTTTCTGGAATTGACTCGACTTCCACTTGCCCTCCGGGACTTTATTCTGAGGACAAGGATTGTGAAGCAAATCGTCATTTTTCAGTTCTCATTCTGAAACACTAGAAATGgcttccttctcctcctcctacAGAGAAAGAAGTTGGATGTACGACGTGTTCTTGAGCTTCAGAGGCGAAGACACACGCAACAACTTCACGGCCCACCTCTACATGGCATTAAATCGTGCCGGATTCAGGACCTTTAGGGATTCCGAGGGGTTAAGAAAAGGGGAGGATATATCACCCGCATTGATCGGGGCAATCCAAGGCTCTAGGATCTCTATCATCGTCTTCTCAGACAACTATGCAAGTTCGAGTTGGTGTCTTGACGAGCTGCTGCACATCCTCGAGTGTAAGGAAACACACGGCCAAATAGTTCTCCCAATATTCTATCATGTTGATCCTTCTAATGTCAGGAATCAGAGGGGTAGTTTTGGCAAGGCATTTAAGAAACATAAAGCGGCATATGAGAAACATAAAGCGGCATCTGAGAAACATGAAGCTAGAGAAACGCGAGAAAAGATAGGGGTGTGGAGAACTGCTCTTCGACACGCTTCACATTTTGCTGGCTGGGATATCCCGACCGATCAGTACGTAATATACAATTAGTTATTTTCATCTTTTGGTCCATCTCTTTAGTTAATTTATAATTCATGTATTTTCAAATTTAGGTAATGAGTTTTCAGCAAGTCGACTTTTATTTAAGGGTCAAGCTAATTTGAAACCCAAAAATTAACTCCATGTTTATGTTAAATAACACATAAAGAAAGGTAAATTTGGAATTGAGAGGTTATAGAGCAATTGGTGGCTAACTGACTACATTAGGGGATCCACAGAGGTTCACCCTTTATTTGAGTCTTATGCTTCTTAGTTTAACTGGCAGGAGTGAACCAGAGGTTCTCAGAGAAGTTGTTGAGGAGATCAGTAAATGGGTGAACAACACCTGCTTACATGTAGCCGTCTACCCAGTTGGAATAGAGTCTCGCATTAAAGACATCAGTAATTCTTTATAtgttggagtagatgatgatgttcGCATGGTTGGAATTTGGGGTATGGGTGGAAGTGGGAAAACATCAATTGCAAAAGCTCTCTTTAACAAATTTTATCATAGCTTTGAAGATAAAAGTTTCCTTGGAAGTGTTAGGGAAACTGCAAAAGACTCGAAAGGTAAGATTACTTTGCAAGAAAGACTTCTTTCTGATATCTTGAAACCAACCAAGGTAGAGGTAGGTGATGCTAATAGAGGGATCGTTGTGATAAAAGAACGACTTGGAAGCAAAAAGGCACTTGTCATTGTTGATGATGTGGATGATGTGGACCAATTAACTGCATTAGCTATAAGGCATGATTCCTTTGGTCCCGGAAGTAGAATAGTTATAACAACAAGAGATCGACATTTGCTAGAGCTGCTTAAAGTGGATACAATACATCTGACTCAAGAAATGAAGGATGAAGAAGCTCTGGAGCTCTTTAGTTGGCATGCCTTTCAAAATCCTTGTCCTGATTCAGGATTTTTGGAACTCACAAGAAGATTGGTTGCTTACTGTGGTGGTTTACCGCTGGCTCTTGAAGTTTTAGGGTCTGCTCTCTTTAAAGGGAGCATAAGACATTGGAAAAGCACATTGAAGAAATTGGAAAAATTTCCTGATGACAAAATTCATAAAATCCTCAAAATAAGCTTTGATGCGCTTAGTGAGGATCAGAAGGAAATCTTCCTCCACATATCTTGTTTCTTCGTTGGAATGGACAACAAATATGTCACACAAATCCTGCACGGCTGTGGTCATTTTCCAGATGCAGGAATCGGTGTCCTCCTTCAACGTTGCCTTGTAACTGTTAGTGAAAGAAACAAGCTCATGATGCACGATTTGCTTCGAGACATGGGCAGAGAAGTTGTTCGTGCTGAATCCCCTAAAGAACCTGAAAAACGTAGTAGATTGTGGCATCAGGAAGATGTAATAGATGTATTGACAGAAGAATCTGTAAGTATTTCCCAACCAAGACAAGTATTTGCATCCTACATCATTATTGTGGTCGTACGATGGTACGAGTATAAAAGCATTCATGATTTTCATATGCGCATAAATGAGTTTTCACATGATTCTTACTTAGTGCCATCTCTTAGCAGGGAACTATAAGGATTGAAGGACTAGCCCTAAATTTGCAAAGATCTGACACAAAGAGGTTCAGAACAGTAGCATTTAGAAAGATGAAGAGATTGAAATTGCTCCAACTCAACTATGTACAGCTCGATGGAGACTATGACTATCTTTCCAAACAGTTAAGATGGCTCTGCTGGCGTGGATTCTCTCTCTCAACTATAGGAAATGAATTTCTTAATGAACAAAACCTGGTTTCCATCGACCTGCGGTACAGCAAACTGGAACAAGTTTGGGAGCAGCCCAAGGTATATTAAGCTCAACCaaacttttgatttttttttcttcttcttctggtgtAATACATGACATAGCACTCTACTTTTCCTTTTTGGATTTTAATGGTCTTAACAGTTGCTTGAGAAGTTAAAGATACTCAATCTGAGTCATTCACATTACCTAACACACACACCAGACTTTTCAAATCTCCCAAATCTTAAATATCTGATCCTGAAAGACTGTAAGAGCTTGTCTGAGATTCACAAGTCTATTGGGCATCTTAGAGGACTTGTCTTGCTAAACCTTAAGGACTGCATAATGCTCAGAGACCTTCCAAAGTGTTTTTATAAGTTGAAATCAGTTGGAACTCTTGTTCTTTCTGGCTGTTCGAGATTTCAGAATCTGAATGATGATATAGGGAACATGACATCATTGACTACTCTTCTTGTAAGTGGCACAGCCATCAGTCAAGTACCATCCTGTTTGGGAAGACTGGAGTTGAACTATTCATCACTACAAGACCTGATTCTTGTGAAACACCATTTCCCAGACGTTCCTAGATACCATTTTCCTGCTCTACCACGAGGCTTTACCTCTTTAAATATGGGAAGCAGTAGTGTTCATGGCCTTCCAGAACATCCATGTTTCAATAATTGCACAAACGTTCCTGCAAGTGAAAATTTACGAACTAGGTCGAACGAATTGGAATCAGATCACCGTACTGCACTTGCAATAATTCCAAGTTCTTCTAAATCATCGAGGCAGAGCATCCTacaggttctctctctctctctctctctctctctctctctctctctctctctctttcatacacacacacacacaagcaaGACGTACTGTAATGCTTTTCGCATACAATATAGGGATGGACTGCAAATGGAGAGGGTGACCTTTTTTTCAATGATTGCATAAGCCTCAGTGACCTTTCCAATCTAAAAGGTATGCGTTTCAACCATTGCACAAGCCTTCTTCTAAACAGAGATATAGCAACTAGTTTGAAGGAGTTGGAAGCAGATCACTATACTAATGCACTGGAAATAGTTCCAAACTTTTCAAAAGCTTCGAGGCAGAGCATCCTacaggttctctctctctctctctcacaaacacaaaaaaagacGCAAGAGGAATATATTTCTTATAGGCATGTGCTTGATATGGTATAGGGATTGACTGCAAGGAGAGATGGTGGCATTTGTTTGCCAGGAAATGATTTTCAAAAGCGGTTCATATATGTCAGAAAAAGCGACCAAGTCTTTTTCCAAATGCCTCAAATTATTGGTTGCAATTTGAAAGCTTTGACTGTGCGCGTCGTTTGTTCCCACTATTTCAGGGAGGACATGTCTCCAAGTTGTAATTCCATTTTTGTTACAAATCACACGAAGCTCATTTGTTTTGTTGTCCGGCCAGCTTATCCCACTGAGATAACTTCACATGAAGTTATTTGGCAGGGAAATTTATCAAACAATC contains these protein-coding regions:
- the LOC112178687 gene encoding disease resistance protein RPV1 isoform X1, which gives rise to MASFSSSYRERSWMYDVFLSFRGEDTRNNFTAHLYMALNRAGFRTFRDSEGLRKGEDISPALIGAIQGSRISIIVFSDNYASSSWCLDELLHILECKETHGQIVLPIFYHVDPSNVRNQRGSFGKAFKKHKAAYEKHKAASEKHEARETREKIGVWRTALRHASHFAGWDIPTDHLTGRSEPEVLREVVEEISKWVNNTCLHVAVYPVGIESRIKDISNSLYVGVDDDVRMVGIWGMGGSGKTSIAKALFNKFYHSFEDKSFLGSVRETAKDSKGKITLQERLLSDILKPTKVEVGDANRGIVVIKERLGSKKALVIVDDVDDVDQLTALAIRHDSFGPGSRIVITTRDRHLLELLKVDTIHLTQEMKDEEALELFSWHAFQNPCPDSGFLELTRRLVAYCGGLPLALEVLGSALFKGSIRHWKSTLKKLEKFPDDKIHKILKISFDALSEDQKEIFLHISCFFVGMDNKYVTQILHGCGHFPDAGIGVLLQRCLVTVSERNKLMMHDLLRDMGREVVRAESPKEPEKRSRLWHQEDVIDVLTEESQGTIRIEGLALNLQRSDTKRFRTVAFRKMKRLKLLQLNYVQLDGDYDYLSKQLRWLCWRGFSLSTIGNEFLNEQNLVSIDLRYSKLEQVWEQPKLLEKLKILNLSHSHYLTHTPDFSNLPNLKYLILKDCKSLSEIHKSIGHLRGLVLLNLKDCIMLRDLPKCFYKLKSVGTLVLSGCSRFQNLNDDIGNMTSLTTLLVSGTAISQVPSCLGRLELNYSSLQDLILVKHHFPDVPRYHFPALPRGFTSLNMGSSSVHGLPEHPCFNNCTNVPASENLRTRSNELESDHRTALAIIPSSSKSSRQSILQGWTANGEGDLFFNDCISLSDLSNLKGMRFNHCTSLLLNRDIATSLKELEADHYTNALEIVPNFSKASRQSILQGLTARRDGGICLPGNDFQKRFIYVRKSDQVFFQMPQIIGCNLKALTVRVVCSHYFREDMSPSCNSIFVTNHTKLICFVVRPAYPTEITSHEVIWQGNLSNNQLNLEGGDFVEVEVVTGSGLRVKKTGVSLVWDPKLINESTECEPIPYENLQSDTDNQAGPSHELSDEDRPLKRLKSVCRGSP
- the LOC112178687 gene encoding disease resistance protein RPV1 isoform X3 is translated as MASFSSSYRERSWMYDVFLSFRGEDTRNNFTAHLYMALNRAGFRTFRDSEGLRKGEDISPALIGAIQGSRISIIVFSDNYASSSWCLDELLHILECKETHGQIVLPIFYHVDPSNVRNQRGSFGKAFKKHKAAYEKHKAASEKHEARETREKIGVWRTALRHASHFAGWDIPTDQSEPEVLREVVEEISKWVNNTCLHVAVYPVGIESRIKDISNSLYVGVDDDVRMVGIWGMGGSGKTSIAKALFNKFYHSFEDKSFLGSVRETAKDSKGKITLQERLLSDILKPTKVEVGDANRGIVVIKERLGSKKALVIVDDVDDVDQLTALAIRHDSFGPGSRIVITTRDRHLLELLKVDTIHLTQEMKDEEALELFSWHAFQNPCPDSGFLELTRRLVAYCGGLPLALEVLGSALFKGSIRHWKSTLKKLEKFPDDKIHKILKISFDALSEDQKEIFLHISCFFVGMDNKYVTQILHGCGHFPDAGIGVLLQRCLVTVSERNKLMMHDLLRDMGREVVRAESPKEPEKRSRLWHQEDVIDVLTEESQGTIRIEGLALNLQRSDTKRFRTVAFRKMKRLKLLQLNYVQLDGDYDYLSKQLRWLCWRGFSLSTIGNEFLNEQNLVSIDLRYSKLEQVWEQPKLLEKLKILNLSHSHYLTHTPDFSNLPNLKYLILKDCKSLSEIHKSIGHLRGLVLLNLKDCIMLRDLPKCFYKLKSVGTLVLSGCSRFQNLNDDIGNMTSLTTLLVSGTAISQVPSCLGRLELNYSSLQDLILVKHHFPDVPRYHFPALPRGFTSLNMGSSSVHGLPEHPCFNNCTNVPASENLRTRSNELESDHRTALAIIPSSSKSSRQSILQGWTANGEGDLFFNDCISLSDLSNLKGMRFNHCTSLLLNRDIATSLKELEADHYTNALEIVPNFSKASRQSILQGLTARRDGGICLPGNDFQKRFIYVRKSDQVFFQMPQIIGCNLKALTVRVVCSHYFREDMSPSCNSIFVTNHTKLICFVVRPAYPTEITSHEVIWQGNLSNNQLNLEGGDFVEVEVVTGSGLRVKKTGVSLVWDPKLINESTECEPIPYENLQSDTDNQAGPSHELSDEDRPLKRLKSVCRGSP
- the LOC112178687 gene encoding disease resistance protein RPV1 isoform X2: MASFSSSYRERSWMYDVFLSFRGEDTRNNFTAHLYMALNRAGFRTFRDSEGLRKGEDISPALIGAIQGSRISIIVFSDNYASSSWCLDELLHILECKETHGQIVLPIFYHVDPSNVRNQRGSFGKAFKKHKAAYEKHKAASEKHEARETREKIGVWRTALRHASHFAGWDIPTDHLTGRSEPEVLREVVEEISKWVNNTCLHVAVYPVGIESRIKDISNSLYVGVDDDVRMVGIWGMGGSGKTSIAKALFNKFYHSFEDKSFLGSVRETAKDSKGKITLQERLLSDILKPTKVEVGDANRGIVVIKERLGSKKALVIVDDVDDVDQLTALAIRHDSFGPGSRIVITTRDRHLLELLKVDTIHLTQEMKDEEALELFSWHAFQNPCPDSGFLELTRRLVAYCGGLPLALEVLGSALFKGSIRHWKSTLKKLEKFPDDKIHKILKISFDALSEDQKEIFLHISCFFVGMDNKYVTQILHGCGHFPDAGIGVLLQRCLVTVSERNKLMMHDLLRDMGREVVRAESPKEPEKRSRLWHQEDVIDVLTEESGTIRIEGLALNLQRSDTKRFRTVAFRKMKRLKLLQLNYVQLDGDYDYLSKQLRWLCWRGFSLSTIGNEFLNEQNLVSIDLRYSKLEQVWEQPKLLEKLKILNLSHSHYLTHTPDFSNLPNLKYLILKDCKSLSEIHKSIGHLRGLVLLNLKDCIMLRDLPKCFYKLKSVGTLVLSGCSRFQNLNDDIGNMTSLTTLLVSGTAISQVPSCLGRLELNYSSLQDLILVKHHFPDVPRYHFPALPRGFTSLNMGSSSVHGLPEHPCFNNCTNVPASENLRTRSNELESDHRTALAIIPSSSKSSRQSILQGWTANGEGDLFFNDCISLSDLSNLKGMRFNHCTSLLLNRDIATSLKELEADHYTNALEIVPNFSKASRQSILQGLTARRDGGICLPGNDFQKRFIYVRKSDQVFFQMPQIIGCNLKALTVRVVCSHYFREDMSPSCNSIFVTNHTKLICFVVRPAYPTEITSHEVIWQGNLSNNQLNLEGGDFVEVEVVTGSGLRVKKTGVSLVWDPKLINESTECEPIPYENLQSDTDNQAGPSHELSDEDRPLKRLKSVCRGSP